Proteins from one Cicer arietinum cultivar CDC Frontier isolate Library 1 chromosome 3, Cicar.CDCFrontier_v2.0, whole genome shotgun sequence genomic window:
- the LOC101493810 gene encoding glucan endo-1,3-beta-glucosidase-like, with product MASLRNLSIFLTLALILATQVALSTSIGVNYGRNGDNLPSPQNVISLYKKCGIKLLRLFEPNPDVLEALKGSGIEVSLGTRNDDVKVIASSVSAANQWVNTNIAPYSQVNFTWIVLGNEIIPGAEGVFATQAMQNMKEALISIGLTNTKVTTSFFLAGLASSYPPSAGAFTDEVAEVMKDVTAFLLQNDAPLMANVYPYFPYASNPAEIKLDYALFQSKVAPVTDGSLKYDNLFDAMVDAVYSALEKIDAGNVSLVIGETGWPTAGNGAITNTENAKAYNSNLIKHVESGVGTPKRPGQNIDVFIFAMFNENLKAAGVEQNWGLFYPNTTAVYPLLQC from the coding sequence gCATAGGTGTGAATTATGGGAGGAATGGTGACAATCTTCCATCCCCACAAAATGTTATAAGCCTTTACAAGAAATGTGGGATAAAACTTCTAAGACTTTTTGAGCCAAATCCTGATGTATTAGAAGCATTAAAAGGTTCAGGTATAGAAGTAAGTCTTGGAACAAGAAATGATGATGTTAAAGTGATAGCATCAAGTGTAAGTGCTGCTAACCAATGGGTAAATACCAATATTGCCCCTTACAGTCAAGTAAATTTCACATGGATTGTACTAGGAAATGAAATTATTCCAGGTGCGGAAGGAGTTTTTGCTACACAAGCTATGCAAAACATGAAAGAAGCATTAATTTCAATTGGATTAACTAACACTAAAGTTACCACATCATTTTTTTTGGCTGGACTTGCATCCTCTTACCCTCCATCTGCAGGGGCATTTACTGATGAGGTTGCAGAAGTAATGAAAGATGTTACAGCTTTTTTGCTACAAAATGATGCACCCCTTATGGCCAATGTGTACCCTTATTTCCCTTATGCATCTAATCCAGCAGAAATTAAATTGGATTAtgcattatttcaatcaaaagTGGCTCCAGTAACTGATGGTAGCTTGAAATATGATAATCTTTTTGATGCAATGGTTGATGCAGTTTATTCCGCATTAGAAAAAATTGATGCAGGGAATGTTTCTTTGGTTATTGGAGAAACTGGCTGGCCTACTGCAGGGAATGGAGCTATTACAAATACTGAAAATGCAAAGgcatataattcaaatttgatAAAACATGTGGAGAGTGGTGTGGGGACACCAAAAAGACCAGGACAAAATATTGATGTTTTTATATTTGCAATGTTTAATGAAAATCTCAAGGCTGCAGGTGTTGAGCAAAATTGGGGTCTTTTTTATCCTAATACGACTGCTGTTTATCCACTTTTACAATGTTAA
- the LOC101494445 gene encoding glucan endo-1,3-beta-glucosidase encodes MASLRNLSIFLTLALILATQVALSTSIGVNYGRNGDNLPSPQNVISLYKKCGIKLLRLFEPNPDVLEALKGSGIEVSLGTRNDDVKVIASSVSAANQWVNTNIAPYSQVNFTWIVLGNEIIPGAEGAFATQAMQNMKEALISIGLTNTKVTTSFFLAGLASSYPPSAGAFTDEVAEVMKDVTAFLLQNDAPLMANVYPYFPYASNPADIKLDYALFQSKVAPATDGNLKYDNLFDAMVDVVYSALEKIDAGNVSLVIGETSWPTAGNGAITNTENAKAYNSNQTDPTVNECAIDVFLILI; translated from the exons aTGGCTTCACTTAGGAATTTGTCAATTTTCTTGACTTTGGCTTTAATCCTTGCAACACAAGTGGCTCTCTCTACAA gCATAGGTGTGAATTATGGGAGGAATGGTGACAATCTTCCATCCCCACAAAATGTTATAAGCCTTTACAAGAAATGTGGGATAAAACTTCTAAGACTTTTTGAGCCAAATCCTGATGTATTAGAAGCATTAAAAGGTTCAGGTATAGAAGTAAGTCTTGGAACAAGAAATGATGATGTTAAAGTGATAGCATCAAGTGTAAGTGCTGCTAACCAATGGGTAAATACCAATATTGCCCCTTACAGTCAAGTAAATTTCACATGGATTGTACTAGGAAATGAAATTATTCCAGGTGCGGAAGGAGCTTTTGCTACACAAGCTATGCAAAACATGAAAGAAGCATTAATTTCAATTGGATTAACTAACACTAAAGTTACCACATCATTTTTTTTGGCTGGACTTGCATCCTCTTACCCTCCATCTGCAGGGGCATTTACTGATGAGGTTGCAGAAGTAATGAAAGATGTTACAGCTTTTTTGCTACAAAATGATGCACCCCTTATGGCCAATGTGTACCCTTATTTCCCTTATGCATCTAATCCAGCAGACATTAAATTGGATTAtgcattatttcaatcaaaagTGGCTCCAGCAACTGATGGTAACTTGAAATATGATAATCTTTTTGATGCAATGGTTGATGTAGTTTATTCCGCATTAGAAAAAATTGATGCAGGGAATGTTTCTTTGGTTATTGGAGAAACTAGTTGGCCTACTGCAGGGAATGGAGCTATTACAAATACTGAAAATGCAAAGGCATATAATTCAAATCAaaccgatccaacggttaatgaatgcgcaatcgatgtttttctgatactgatttaa